The following coding sequences lie in one Rutidosis leptorrhynchoides isolate AG116_Rl617_1_P2 chromosome 6, CSIRO_AGI_Rlap_v1, whole genome shotgun sequence genomic window:
- the LOC139851400 gene encoding neutral ceramidase 2-like — protein MNLHHLSSSVVRKPSTSMWLLVVTFLLVRANCEGTSSESTNLIGLGSYDITGPAADVNMMGYANMEQTTSGIHFRLRARSFIVAEPQGKSLVFVNLDACMGSQLVTLKVLERLKARYGDLYTEENVAISGIHTHAGPGGYLQYVIYIITSLGFVRQSFDVLVDGIEKSIVQAHENLRPGSIFINKGELIDAGINRSPSAYLNNPEEERRKYKYDTDKEMTLLKFVDEEWGPVGSFNWFATHGTSMSRTNPLISGDNKGAAARFMEDWYNSVDTRKGFISQSLGAYHKPPRRISNIIPEFHEHRKQLMEIASTIPSSPGRRVIRSLSVSKRVRSSFRQAERPQFVSAFCQSNCGDVSPNVLGAFCLDTGLPCDFNQSTCNGRNELCYGRGPGYPDEFESTRIIGDRQFNKAAELFESASEQLNGKVRYRHTYIDFSNISVRVSEANESVRTCPAAMGFAFAAGTTDGPGAFDFKQGDDQGNAFWKLVGGLMHNPAKEQINCQDPKPILIDTGEMHEPYDWAPSILPVQIFQIGQLVILNVPGEFTTMAGRRLRDAVKEVMTSGDEKSDFHVVIAGLTNTYSQYVTTFEEYQIQRYEGASTLYGPHTLSAYIQEFKKLAYSLINDQTVKQGPQPPDLLDKQISLLTPVVMDATPLGSSFGDCKTDVPPDSIYKPGDIVTATFYTACPRNDLMTEGTFALVEMFKPDDKTWDPVYDDDDWCLKFKWSRPSKLSTRSYATIEWQIPDEAVSGVYRLTHFGASKSLFGSVNHFTGSSAAFTVT, from the exons ATGAACCTACATCATCTATCGAGTTCCGTTGTACGAAAACCTTCGACATCGATGTGGTTATTAGTAGTGACCTTTTTATTAGTACGAGCCAACTGTGAGGGGACTTCATCTGAATCGACAAATCTGATTGGTCTTGGAAGCTATGACATTACGGGACCCGCTGCAGATGTGAATATGATGGGATATGCTAATATGGAACAAACTACTTCTGGTATCCATTTCAGATTGAGAGCTCGTAGTTTCATCGTTGCAGAACCTCAAGGGAAATCGTTAGTATTTGTGAATCTCGATGCGTGCATGGGTTCACAGCTTGTTACTTTAAAAGTTCTTGAAAGATTGAAGGCACG GTATGGTGACTTATATACTGAGGAGAATGTTGCTATTAGCGGGATCCACACACATGCGGGACCCGGAGGATATCTTCAATacgttatatatataataacatctcTCGGTTTTGTACGACAATCATTTGATGTTCTTGTGGATGGCATTGAGAAAAGTATAGTGCAAGCTCATGAGAATCTGCGTCCAGGTTCTAtcttcataaataaag GAGAGCTCATAGATGCGGGTATAAACCGTAGTCCGAGTGCTTATCTTAATAACCCTGAAGAAGAAAGACGAAAATATAAATATGACACTGATAAAGAGATGACGCTTTTGAAGTTTGTAGACGAGGAGTGGGGTCCGGTGGGAAGTTTTAATTGGTTTGCGACACATGGAACGTCTATGAGCCGTACAAATCCGTTGATTAGCGGTGACAATAAAGGTGCAGCTGCACGATTTATGGAGGATTGGTATAATTCAGTTGACACTCGCAAAGGATTTATAAGCCAATCACTGGGAGCTTATCATAAACCTCCTCGAAGAATCTCTAACATAATTCCAGAATTTCATGAACACC GTAAACAGTTAATGGAAATTGCTTCCACCATTCCGTCTTCTCCGGGAAGACGTGTTATACGATCTCTAAGTGTTTCAAAACGAGTGAGGAGTAGTTTTAGGCAGGCTGAAAGGCCTCAATTCGTCTCTGCATTTTGTCAATCGAATTGTGGTGATGTAAGCCCTAATGTGCTAGGAGCGTTTTGTTTAGACACTGGCTTGCCCTGTGATTTTAATCAGAGTACCTGCAACGGTCGAAACGAACTTTGCTATGGCCGTGGTCCAGG TTATCCAGATGAATTTGAGAGTACACGTATCATAGGTGACCGTCAATTTAACAAAGCTGCAGAATTGTTCGAAAGTGCATCTGAGCAATTAAATGGGAAAGTTAGGTATCGACATACGTATATTGATTTCTCAAACATTTCAGTCCGTGTGTCAGAAGCTAATGAGTCGGTGAGAACATGCCCTGCTGCAATGGGCTTCGCTTTTGCTGCTGGAACCACTGACGGGCCCGGAGCATTTGACTTTAAACAGGGAGATGACCAA GGAAATGCGTTTTGGAAGCTTGTTGGTGGTTTAATGCATAACCCTGCTAAGGAGCAGATTAATTGTCAGGATCCAAAACCCATTCTGATTGATACTGGTGAAATGCATGAACCATATGATTGGGCG CCGTCCATACTTCCAGTTCAGATCTTTCAAATTGGACAACTTGTTATTCTCAATGTACCAGGAG AGTTCACTACAATGGCGGGGAGGCGACTTCGTGACGCTGTTAAGGAAGTTATGACATCCGGAGACGAAAAAAGTGATTTTCATGTCGTTATTGCGGGACTTACAAATACGTATTCACAATACGTTACTACATTTGAGGAATATCAAATTCAGAGATACGAG GGCGCTTCAACTCTCTATGGTCCACATACGTTAAGTGCATACATTCAAGAATTCAAGAAATTGGCGTATTCTCTCATTAACGACCAAACAGTCAAACAGGGCCCACAACCACCCGACCTACTCGACAAGCAAATCAGCCTTCTAACTCCAGTTGTCATGGATGCAACCCCTCTCGGTTCTAGTTTTGGGGATTGTAAAACGGACGTTCCTCCCGACTCAATTTACAAACCGGGCGATATAGTTACAGCCACTTTTTATACTGCATGCCCTAGAAATGACCTCATGACTGAAGGTACGTTCGCACTGGTCGAGATGTTCAAACCTGATGATAAGACGTGGGACCCGGTCTACGATGACGATGACTGGTGCCTAAAGTTCAAGTGGTCAAGACCTTCGAAACTTAGTACCCGGAGCTATGCGACTATAGAATGGCAGATACCAGATGAGGCTGTGTCGGGTGTTTACAGACTGACACATTTTGGTGCGTCGAAATCGCTTTTTGGTTCAGTCAATCATTTCACGGGTTCTTCTGCTGCGTTTACTGTAACATAA